DNA sequence from the Nesterenkonia lutea genome:
CCATCAGCACCGTCAACGCCGCCACCGAGGAGCAGGCTGAGACCGCGAGCCGCTCGGTGGCTCGGTCGAACCTCTTCAAGACCGCGATCTTCGGGCAGGACCCCAACTGGGGTCGGATCCTCTCCGCCGTGGGGACGACCGATGTGGACTTCGATCCGAGCACCATCGATGTCGCGGTCAACGGAGTCTGGGTCTGCCGGGCCGGCGGGATCGGGGACGAGCGCTCCCTGGTGGATCTCAGCGGACGCCACGTCAAGGTGGTCATCGACCTGAAGTCCGGCGGTGCCGAGGCGACGATCCTGACCAACGATCTCACCCACGACTATGTGCATGAGAACTCCGCCTACTCGACCTGATCAGCGCACCGCCGCCAGGCCCTCCAGCTTCACCCCGTCCACCCAGTCCAGCCACCCGAGGACACCGATGACCTCCACTCTGAAGCCCCGCGACGCCGGGAGCCTCGGCTCAGCCGGGGACAAGGCCGCCGTCCTGGTCGAGGCCCTGCCCTGGATCCAGAAGTTCGCCGGTGAGACCATCGTGATCAAATACGGCGGCAACGCCATGGTCAACGATGAGCTGCGCCGCGCCTTCGCCGAGGACGTCGTCTTCCTGCGCCATGTGGGCGTCAATCCGGTGGTCGTCCATGGCGGAGGGCCACAGATCAACGCGATGCTGGAGACGCTGGGCATCGAATCAGAGTTCCGCGCCGGTCAGCGGGTGACCACGCCCGAGGCCATGGATGTGGTCCGCATGGTGCTCACGGGTCAGGTCGGTCGCCAGCTCATCGGGCTGATCAACAGTCATGGGCCCTACGCCGTGGGACTCTCCGGCGAGGACGCCGCCCTGCTGCAGGCGACCCGGACCAGCGTGGAGATCGACGGCGAGACCGTGGACCTCGGCCTGGTCGGAGAGGTCAGCGGCGTCAACCCCGAAGCGATCAAGGACATCCTCGCCGCCGGACGCATCCCCGTGATCTCCACGATCGCGCCCGAGTTCGACTCGGCCGAGCCCGGTGCCCAGCCCACCGGCGAGGTGCTCAACGTCAACGCGGACCTTGCCGCCGCCGCCGTCGCCTCCGCGCTGGGCGCCGCGAAGCTCGTGATGCTCACCGACGTGGAGGGTCTCTATGCGAACTGGCCGGACAAGTCCTCCCTGATCTCCTCACTGAGCGCCACGGACCTGCGCGCCATGCTGCCCAGCCTGGAATCAGGCATGATCCCCAAAATGACCGCGGCCCTGAAGGCCGTCGAGTCCGGCGTGCCGCGAGCCCACGTGGTGGATGGACGCGCCCCGCACTCGATGCTGCTGGAGATCGTCACCACCGAAGGCGTGGGAACGCAGATCGTGCCCGATGAGGAGGACGCATGAGCAGGCAGAACACAGCCGCCGGGACCGGGGACTCCGGGGACGAGCTGCTGGCCCGCTACAGCGACTCGCTGCTCGGAGTGTTCGGCACCCCGCAGCGGGTGCTGGTGCGCGGATCTGGCGCAACCGTCTGGGATGCTGACGGCCGCGAGTACCTCGACCTGCTCGGCGGCATCGCCGTCAACGCACTGGGCCACGCCCACCCGCTGATCACCAGCGCGGTCTCCTCCCAGCTGAGCACGCTGGGTCATATCTCCAACTTCTTCACCAGCCCGCCCCAGATCGCTCTGGCGGAGAAGCTGCTCACGCTGGCCCAGGCGCCGTCGGGCTCCAAGGTCTTCTTCACCAACTCGGGAACCGAGGCCAACGAGGCCGCCTTCAAACTGGCGCGCCGCCACGGCGGGACCTCCCGCTCCAGGATCATCGCCCTGGAGAACGGCTTCCACGGCCGGACCATGGGCGCCCTGGCGATGACCCACAAACCCAGCTATCGGGAACCCTTCGAGCCCCTGCCGCAGGGGGTGGAGTGGGTGCCGGCCGGCGATGCCGCCGCCCTGCGCGCCGCCGTGGATGAGACCGTGGCAGCCGTCATCATCGAACCCATCCAGGGTGAAGCCGGGGTCCACGGCCACCCGGACGGCTACCTCGAGCAGGCTCGTGAGATCACCCGGGCCGCCGGTGCGCTGCTGATCTTCGACGAGGTCCAGTCCGGCATCGGCCGCACCGGCGCGTGGTTCGCCTCAGCCCCGGCCGAGACAGACGCGGTGATCCCCGATGCGATGACGCTGGCAAAGGGCCTCGGCGGGGGATTCCCCATCGGCGCCATGCTGACCTTCGGCGAACACGCCAGCTCCCTGCTGAGCCCGGGCCAGCACGGCACCACCTTCGGCGGCAACCCCGCCGCCACCGCCGCCGCACTCGCCACGCTGGACGCCATCGAGGCCGGTGACCTGCTCTCCCAGGTCCGCCGGGTCAGCGCCCATGCCCAGCAGGAGCTCGAGGAGCTGGACTTCGTGGCAGAGGTCCGCGCGCACGGGCTGCTCATCGGCATCGACATCGCCCCCAGCCTCAGCGGCGCCCCCGGGGAGGCCCCCAGCGCCGGCGGACCGTCCGCCGCGCCCGCTCCCGCCATGGTCGCCGCGGCGCTGGAGGCCGGCTTCATCATCAACGCCACCGGTCCGCACACGCTGCGGCTGGCCCCTCCGCTGATCACCACCATCGAACAGATCCAGCGCTTCATCGACGCCCTTCCCGAGATCCACCGCAGGAGCACCTCATGACCGTCCGCCATTTCCTCACCGACCTCGACCTCAGCCCCGCCGAGCTCGACCAGGTGCTGACCCTCGCCGGTCATCTGAAGGCCGATCCCTATGCGATAAGGGCACTGGCCGGTCCGCAGACGGCGGCCGTGTTCTTCGACAAGACCTCCACGCGCACCCGGTTCTCCTTCGCTGCGGGAATCTCGGCCCTGGGGGGTGCTCCACTGGTGGTCAATCCCGGGGAGTCCCAGCTCGGTCACAAGGAGTCCATCGCGGACACCGCCCGAGTGCTCGAGCGGATGGTCAGCCTGATCATCTGGCGCACCTATGCGCACTCGGGCCTGGAGGAGATGGCCGAGCACAGCGGCGTCCCGGTGATCAACGCGCTCTCGGACGACTACCACCCCTGTCAGCTGCTGGCCGACCTGCTCACCGTGCGGGAACACCTGGGCTCCACGACGGGCCGCTCGCTGGCCTACCTGGGCGATGCGGCGAACAACATGGCCAACTCCTATCTCCTGGCCGGGGCCAACGCCGGCATGGATGTCCGGATCGCCGGGCCGGAAGGCAGCCTGCCGGAACCAGGGATCATCGAGGCCGCCCGTGGGCGCGCCGCGCTCACCGGCGGCGCAGTGCTGGTCACCACGGATCCGGCGGAGGCGCTTCGCGGAGCCGATGTGGTGGCCACCGACACCTGGATCTCCATGGGCCAGGAGGAGCAGAAGGAGCAGCGGCTGACCCGCTTCGGCGACTATCGCGTCGACGCGGCGGCGATGGCGCAGGCCGCGCCGGGCGCCGTCGTCCTGCACTGCCTGCCCGCCTACCGCGGGGTGGAGATCAGCGCCGAGGTGATCGACGGGCCGCAGTCCGTGGTCTGGGACGAGGCGGAGAACCGGCTGCATGCGCAGAAGGCGCTGATGGCCTGGCTGCTGGTGGAGTCCGGGCTGGCCGATGCCGAGACCGAGCGGCTTGTCCGAGCGGCGGTGCGCTGAGGTGACGCCGACCACGAAGACTGCCCGCCACGCGCAGATCCGCGAGCTGATCTCCCGATCCTCGGTGCGCTCCCAGGCTGAGCTCGCACAGCGCCTGGCGGACGCCGGCGTCACGGTCACCCAGGGCACGCTCTCCCGGGACCTCGAAGAGATCGGTGCGGCGCGGGTGCGCGGGGCGCAGGGTTCGCTGATCTACGCGGTGCCCTCGGACGGCCACGATCGCGAGCTGCAGGCGGATCAGACCGAAGCGATGATGACGGCGCGCCTGATCGCGCTGTGCAAGGATCTGCTGGTCTCCGCGGAGCCCAGCGCGAATCTGGTCATCCTGCGCACCCCGCCGGGAGCGGCGCAGTTCCTGGCCAGCGCAGTGGATCACGCCGGGCTGCACGAGGTGCTGGGCTGCATCGCCGGCGATGACACGATCATGGTGGTCACCACGAGCCCGACCGGGGGAGCGGCCGTGGCCGATCGGTTCACCGGCTTCGCCGAGGGTCGCAGCTAGTTCAGCTCTGGTGTGCGTCCAGGATCGCGCGCATCGAGTCGAGGCTGAAGATCTCGGCCACCGCATAGGCACTCTGCCGTCCCAGGTGGGGATCCGAGCCCGCTGCCAGGAGCGCTCTGGTCGCCTCCTCGTTCTGCCGGAACACCGCACAGCCGAGCGCCGTCTGGCCGCGATCGTTGATCCGGTGAACATCGGCGCCGCGGGCGAGCAGGCCCTCGGCCAGCTCCGTATGATCGTTGTAGACCGCGAGGATGAGCAGCGAGTCACCCTTGTCGTTGCTGAGGTTCACCGGCACGCCGCGGTCCACCAGGTCCAGCAGCTCCTGGGTCCTGCCGGAGCGGGCGACGTCGAACATCGAGGCGAGAAACTCCATCTGTTCCGCGGTGAGCTCAGGGGTGCCGCCGTCGGCGGGCGGCTGGTTCTCCGGGGCATCGGCCGAGGGGCGGGAGTCTTGTGACATGGCCGCAAGTCTATCGGAGCCCGTGCCGAGAGGGTCCCGAGAACGCCTTCGTCGCGTCATGGTACCGATAGCCTGAGCGGGAGGCGGACTCACTGAACCCGAGTTTATGCAGACCTTCGAATAATTATGTAGAGTGTTCCCGAGCCAAGATTCCGTTCTTCAAGGAGACCCGCTGTGACTGATCGTATTGTTCTCGCCTATTCCGGCGGCCTCGACACCTCTGTGGCGATCGGCTGGATCGCCGAAGCCACCGGCCAGGAGGTCGTCGCCGTCGCTGTCGATGTGGGACAGGGCGGTGAGTCGCTGGAGACCGTGCGCCAGCGCGCGCTGGACTGCGGCGCCGTGGAGGCCTATGTCGCAGACGCCCGCGACGAGTTCGCCGACCAGTACTGCA
Encoded proteins:
- a CDS encoding ankyrin repeat domain-containing protein, with protein sequence MSQDSRPSADAPENQPPADGGTPELTAEQMEFLASMFDVARSGRTQELLDLVDRGVPVNLSNDKGDSLLILAVYNDHTELAEGLLARGADVHRINDRGQTALGCAVFRQNEEATRALLAAGSDPHLGRQSAYAVAEIFSLDSMRAILDAHQS
- a CDS encoding acetylornithine transaminase produces the protein MSRQNTAAGTGDSGDELLARYSDSLLGVFGTPQRVLVRGSGATVWDADGREYLDLLGGIAVNALGHAHPLITSAVSSQLSTLGHISNFFTSPPQIALAEKLLTLAQAPSGSKVFFTNSGTEANEAAFKLARRHGGTSRSRIIALENGFHGRTMGALAMTHKPSYREPFEPLPQGVEWVPAGDAAALRAAVDETVAAVIIEPIQGEAGVHGHPDGYLEQAREITRAAGALLIFDEVQSGIGRTGAWFASAPAETDAVIPDAMTLAKGLGGGFPIGAMLTFGEHASSLLSPGQHGTTFGGNPAATAAALATLDAIEAGDLLSQVRRVSAHAQQELEELDFVAEVRAHGLLIGIDIAPSLSGAPGEAPSAGGPSAAPAPAMVAAALEAGFIINATGPHTLRLAPPLITTIEQIQRFIDALPEIHRRSTS
- a CDS encoding arginine repressor, which translates into the protein MTPTTKTARHAQIRELISRSSVRSQAELAQRLADAGVTVTQGTLSRDLEEIGAARVRGAQGSLIYAVPSDGHDRELQADQTEAMMTARLIALCKDLLVSAEPSANLVILRTPPGAAQFLASAVDHAGLHEVLGCIAGDDTIMVVTTSPTGGAAVADRFTGFAEGRS
- the argF gene encoding ornithine carbamoyltransferase, which encodes MTVRHFLTDLDLSPAELDQVLTLAGHLKADPYAIRALAGPQTAAVFFDKTSTRTRFSFAAGISALGGAPLVVNPGESQLGHKESIADTARVLERMVSLIIWRTYAHSGLEEMAEHSGVPVINALSDDYHPCQLLADLLTVREHLGSTTGRSLAYLGDAANNMANSYLLAGANAGMDVRIAGPEGSLPEPGIIEAARGRAALTGGAVLVTTDPAEALRGADVVATDTWISMGQEEQKEQRLTRFGDYRVDAAAMAQAAPGAVVLHCLPAYRGVEISAEVIDGPQSVVWDEAENRLHAQKALMAWLLVESGLADAETERLVRAAVR
- the argB gene encoding acetylglutamate kinase, whose protein sequence is MTSTLKPRDAGSLGSAGDKAAVLVEALPWIQKFAGETIVIKYGGNAMVNDELRRAFAEDVVFLRHVGVNPVVVHGGGPQINAMLETLGIESEFRAGQRVTTPEAMDVVRMVLTGQVGRQLIGLINSHGPYAVGLSGEDAALLQATRTSVEIDGETVDLGLVGEVSGVNPEAIKDILAAGRIPVISTIAPEFDSAEPGAQPTGEVLNVNADLAAAAVASALGAAKLVMLTDVEGLYANWPDKSSLISSLSATDLRAMLPSLESGMIPKMTAALKAVESGVPRAHVVDGRAPHSMLLEIVTTEGVGTQIVPDEEDA